The Brassica napus cultivar Da-Ae chromosome C7, Da-Ae, whole genome shotgun sequence genome has a segment encoding these proteins:
- the LOC106374882 gene encoding serine/threonine-protein kinase CDG1 isoform X1, which translates to MTCCSCFGPRRRHDVTKNPKLIKGFSDHNSRPDQPSPSSANNPARASQDSETQQDPSKRTQCFTYRELATATNNFRLESMIGRGGFGSVYKGMLETTPGQLKNVAVKMLDTTGHQGDKEFLVEVLMLSLLRHEHLVTLFGYCAEGDQRLLVYEYMPFGSVEDHIHGYGSEEEVLDLSTRMQIALGSAKGLAYLHNVAQPPVIYRDLKTANILLDHGYKAKLSDFGLAKFGPSGDMSHVSTRVMGTHGYCAPEYASTGKLTMKSDIYSFGVVMLELITGRKPIGDACMGAKRLLVNWALPLFRDQEIRKIADPMLSIQGHHYLEEAVERALVLAYMCLREDANARPTVKEVVEALDNIVKFIERKKKKKKKESNIGYGRGVELEKKAAVAVSSPNETTRMLSVNEIEVEVEEEDEDLERERAVADAKNWAETMRALRRQSNEPPKQTTP; encoded by the exons ATGACGTGTTGCTCGTGTTTTGGTCCGAGGAGAAGACACGACGTGACGAAGAATCCAAAGCTCATCAAAGGCTTTTCCGATCACAATTCCAGACCTGACCAACCTTCTCCTTCTTCTG CTAATAATCCAGCAAGAGCTTCACAGGATTCTGAAACACAGCAAGATCCTAGCAAGCGAACTCAATGTTTCACATACCGAGAACTCGCCACCGCTACTAACAACTTCAGGCTCGAATCTATGATCGGACGTGGCGGTTTCGGTTCTGTTTACAAAGGAATGTTAGAAACTACTCCTGGACAG CTGAAGAATGTGGCTGTTAAGATGCTTGATACAACTGGTCATCAAGGAGACAAAGAGTTTCTCGTGGAGGTCTTAATGCTCTCCCTCTTGCGTCACGAGCACCTCGTGACTTTGTTCGGTTACTGCGCTGAAGGAGACCAAAGACTCCTCGTTTATGAATACATGCCTTTTGGATCCGTAGAAGATCATATCCACG GTTACGGATCTGAAGAAGAGGTTTTAGATTTGAGCACAAGGATGCAGATAGCTTTAGGATCAGCCAAAGGGCTAGCGTATCTTCACAACGTGGCACAGCCTCCTGTGATCTACAGAGACTTGAAAACCGCAAACATATTGCTGGACCACGGATACAAAGCCAAGCTCTCTGATTTTGGGCTGGCCAAGTTTGGTCCGAGTGGTGACATGTCTCATGTCTCCACTAGAGTGATGGGAACTCACGGGTATTGCGCGCCGGAGTACGCCAGCACGGGGAAGCTGACGATGAAATCTGATATCTATAGCTTTGGAGTTGTGATGTTGGAGCTTATCACTGGACGCAAACCTATTGGGGACGCATGCATGGGTGCAAAACGTTTGCTTGTGAACTGG gCACTGCCGTTGTTCAGGGACCAAGAGATAAGAAAGATTGCAGATCCGATGTTGTCAATACAAGGCCATCATTACTTGGAAGAAGCTGTGGAAAGAGCACTTGTGTTGGCGTACATGTGTTTGAGAGAAGATGCAAACGCTAGGCCAACGGTCAAGGAAGTGGTGGAGGCTTTAGATAACATAGTTAAGTTCATAgagcggaagaagaagaagaagaagaaagagagcaaTATTGGATATGGAAGAGGAGTGGAGTTGGAGAAGAAAGCTGCAGTGGCGGTGAGCTCACCGAATGAGACGACGAGGATGTTGAGTGTAAACGAAATAGAAgtagaagtagaagaagaagatgaagatttgGAGAGGGAAAGAGCTGTTGCTGATGCTAAGAACTGGGCTGAGACTATGAGAGCGTTGAGGAGACAGAGCAATGAGCCGCCAAAGCAGACAACTCCTTAG
- the LOC106374882 gene encoding serine/threonine-protein kinase CDG1 isoform X2, translating to MTCCSCFGPRRRHDVTKNPKLIKGFSDHNSRPDQPSPSSANNPARASQDSETQQDPSKRTQCFTYRELATATNNFRLESMIGRGGFGSVYKGMLETTPGQNVAVKMLDTTGHQGDKEFLVEVLMLSLLRHEHLVTLFGYCAEGDQRLLVYEYMPFGSVEDHIHGYGSEEEVLDLSTRMQIALGSAKGLAYLHNVAQPPVIYRDLKTANILLDHGYKAKLSDFGLAKFGPSGDMSHVSTRVMGTHGYCAPEYASTGKLTMKSDIYSFGVVMLELITGRKPIGDACMGAKRLLVNWALPLFRDQEIRKIADPMLSIQGHHYLEEAVERALVLAYMCLREDANARPTVKEVVEALDNIVKFIERKKKKKKKESNIGYGRGVELEKKAAVAVSSPNETTRMLSVNEIEVEVEEEDEDLERERAVADAKNWAETMRALRRQSNEPPKQTTP from the exons ATGACGTGTTGCTCGTGTTTTGGTCCGAGGAGAAGACACGACGTGACGAAGAATCCAAAGCTCATCAAAGGCTTTTCCGATCACAATTCCAGACCTGACCAACCTTCTCCTTCTTCTG CTAATAATCCAGCAAGAGCTTCACAGGATTCTGAAACACAGCAAGATCCTAGCAAGCGAACTCAATGTTTCACATACCGAGAACTCGCCACCGCTACTAACAACTTCAGGCTCGAATCTATGATCGGACGTGGCGGTTTCGGTTCTGTTTACAAAGGAATGTTAGAAACTACTCCTGGACAG AATGTGGCTGTTAAGATGCTTGATACAACTGGTCATCAAGGAGACAAAGAGTTTCTCGTGGAGGTCTTAATGCTCTCCCTCTTGCGTCACGAGCACCTCGTGACTTTGTTCGGTTACTGCGCTGAAGGAGACCAAAGACTCCTCGTTTATGAATACATGCCTTTTGGATCCGTAGAAGATCATATCCACG GTTACGGATCTGAAGAAGAGGTTTTAGATTTGAGCACAAGGATGCAGATAGCTTTAGGATCAGCCAAAGGGCTAGCGTATCTTCACAACGTGGCACAGCCTCCTGTGATCTACAGAGACTTGAAAACCGCAAACATATTGCTGGACCACGGATACAAAGCCAAGCTCTCTGATTTTGGGCTGGCCAAGTTTGGTCCGAGTGGTGACATGTCTCATGTCTCCACTAGAGTGATGGGAACTCACGGGTATTGCGCGCCGGAGTACGCCAGCACGGGGAAGCTGACGATGAAATCTGATATCTATAGCTTTGGAGTTGTGATGTTGGAGCTTATCACTGGACGCAAACCTATTGGGGACGCATGCATGGGTGCAAAACGTTTGCTTGTGAACTGG gCACTGCCGTTGTTCAGGGACCAAGAGATAAGAAAGATTGCAGATCCGATGTTGTCAATACAAGGCCATCATTACTTGGAAGAAGCTGTGGAAAGAGCACTTGTGTTGGCGTACATGTGTTTGAGAGAAGATGCAAACGCTAGGCCAACGGTCAAGGAAGTGGTGGAGGCTTTAGATAACATAGTTAAGTTCATAgagcggaagaagaagaagaagaagaaagagagcaaTATTGGATATGGAAGAGGAGTGGAGTTGGAGAAGAAAGCTGCAGTGGCGGTGAGCTCACCGAATGAGACGACGAGGATGTTGAGTGTAAACGAAATAGAAgtagaagtagaagaagaagatgaagatttgGAGAGGGAAAGAGCTGTTGCTGATGCTAAGAACTGGGCTGAGACTATGAGAGCGTTGAGGAGACAGAGCAATGAGCCGCCAAAGCAGACAACTCCTTAG
- the LOC106376975 gene encoding uncharacterized protein LOC106376975 produces the protein MKRGGIRRKRLFGRTILFTSIVFFIGFGLLLLTLRSVDDPNSSSFIDDDDDDAVSDEDNARWINSSTVVEAKVDGGRLCATVEEMGSEFDGGFVDQSLRVRDVIRRHFHLNGAAAVRELAPEQFCRHGYVLGKTAEAGFGNEMYKILTSGALSIMLNRSLIIGQTRGKYPFGDYIAYSNDTFTLSEVKHLWRQKGCVKKYGRRLVMRLDDFEKPAKSNVLCSNWKKWEEAIIWFQGTTDAVASQFFLKNVHPEMRAAAVELFGEQGSSTPRANVFGELMMSLISPTKDVKDAVDWVLRETGDPDISLHMRMLMSKSVRPLRAAVNCLGKAVNRLGVTKPRVVIVSDTPSVVKNLELNISSIAEVLHFDYKLFRGDIAQRGRGLPMLDFRIKDWGPAPRWVAFVDFFLACRAKHAVISGAHRRVGTTYAQLVAALAAANSLEDGSSNSSFAFLSSFQSNLLADGLKNQVGWGHVWNRYAGPLSCPKQPNQCAFTPLAPPGWWDGLWQSPIPRDARKLAAYGVELSGFGTVNEDRLHAFCNAKKAYLSTVTIV, from the exons atgaagcGCGGTGGAATCAGACGGAAGCGATTGTTCGGGAGGACGATTCTCTTCACATCTATTGTGTTCTTTATCGGTTTCGGTTTGCTTCTCTTGACGCTACGCTCCGTGGATGATCCTAACTCCTCCTCCTTCATCgatgacgacgacgacgacgccGTTTCGGACGAGGATAACGCGAGGTGGATCAATTCTTCCACCGTGGTGGAAGCCAAGGTCGACGGAGGGAGGCTCTGCGCGACGGTGGAGGAGATGGGAAGCGAGTTCGACGGTGGTTTCGTGGATCAGAGCCTCAGAGTTCGAGATGTTATCCGTCGCCATTTTCACCTCAACG GGGCTGCAGCAGTTCGTGAGCTAGCTCCGGAGCAGTTCTGTCGACATGGTTATGTTCTTGGGAAGACGGCAGAGGCTGGTTTCGGGAACGAGATGTACAAGATCTTGACGTCGGGAGCGTTGAGCATAATGTTGAACAGATCATTGATCATTGGCCAGACCAG GGGAAAATATCCATTCGGTGATTACATTGCTTACTCCAATGATACATTTACACTGTCTGAAGTGAAGCACCTGTGGCGACAAAAAGGCTGCGTGAAGAAGTACGGAAGGCGGCTTGTAATGAGGTTGGATGATTTTGAGAAGCCGGCTAAGAGTAATGTGTTGTGTAGCAATTGGAAGAAGTGGGAGGAAGCTATTATATG GTTTCAAGGCACAACAGACGCTGTGGCGTCTCAGTTTTTCCTCAAGAACGTGCATCCTGAAATGAGAGCTGCTGCAGTTGAGCTGTTTGGCGAGCAAGGAAGCTCGACACCACGAGCGAATGTGTTTGGAGAGCTGATGATGAGTCTTATATCTCCTACTAAAGATGTGAAAGATGCAGTGGATTGGGTTCTACGAGAGACTGGAGATCCTGATATTTCATTACACATGCGAATGCTGATGAGCAA ATCTGTTAGACCTCTGCGTGCAGCAGTGAACTGCCTAGGGAAAGCAGTTAACAGGCTTGGCGTAACGAAACCAAGAGTGGTTATAGTCTCTGACACGCCATCTGTAGTGAAAAATCTCGAACTAAATATCAGCTCAATTGCTGAG GTTCTGCATTTTGACTATAAGCTTTTCCGAGGGGACATTGCTCAACGTGGACGTGGGTTACCAATGTTAGACTTCAGAATAAAAGATTGGGGTCCAGCACCGAGATGGGTTGCGTTTGTAGACTTCTTCCTCGCCTGCCGTGCAAAACATGCTGTGATCTCAGGTGCTCACAGACGAGTCGGTACCACTTATGCTCAGTTAGTTGCTGCTCTAGCCGCCGCAAACAGTCTCG AGGACGGTTCGAGCAACTCGAGCTTTGCGTTCTTGAGTAGTTTCCAGAGCAATCTGTTAGCAGATGGTCTGAAGAACCAGGTGGGCTGGGGACATGTCTGGAACCGATACGCTGGTCCACTGAGCTGTCCGAAGCAGCCAAACCAATGCGCCTTCACGCCGCTTGCACCTCCAGGTTGGTGGGACGGTTTATGGCAGTCGCCAATACCAAGGGACGCTCGTAAGCTTGCGGCTTATGGCGTTGAGCTTTCCGGGTTTGGTACGGTTAATGAAGACCGTCTCCATGCCTTTTGTAACGCCAAGAAAGCCTACTTAAGCACTGTAACGATCGTTTAG
- the LOC106376974 gene encoding regulation of nuclear pre-mRNA domain-containing protein 1A, whose protein sequence is MGSSFNAQILVEKLSKLNNSQASIETLSHWCIFHMNKAKHVVETWGRQFHCSPREQRLAYLYLANDILQNSRRKGSEFVGEFWKVLPDALRDVIENGDDFGRKAARRLVNIWEERKVFGSHGQILKEEILGKQPENGARNGALVPLKLKQANGTTLERVVSSVEALHGVQIGENVIVGKCTSAAGYLERATQEVEKDLSSGHTPGPALVKEVQGQHAILRDCIEQLGAVETSRISLISHLREALQEQELKLEQVRNHLQIARFQSDRTGDLCKQLLDHGSSSRPPATEESKEVIKVSPAASAPQSFTHIEVEQSAPVMFASNPPTQSAVDPRKTAAAAVVARLTASTSSAEMLSHVLSSLASEGIIGNNPPAVTGTPSSDEYPPEKRPKLQNHDQSYLQQLQQQNAATTSTSPLLLPPPPPPPPLYQLQPQYLQPLQPPGPVNQTPFNYTIATTSAPTQQQQGQWVPGLTPLPTTSAPSDNSYQKFQGQDGFYGINPSVSMAPVTRQ, encoded by the exons ATGGGTAGTTCATTTAATGCTCAGATATTAGTTGAGAAGCTTTCTAAACTCAACAATTCTCAAGCAAGCATTGAGA CTTTGTCACATTGGTGTATCTTTCACATGAACAAGGCCAAACATGTTGTGGAAACATGGGGCAGGCAGTTTCACTGTTCCCCGCGTGAGCAACGGTTGGCGTATTTGTACCTCGCGAACGATATCTTGCAGAATAGTAGGCGGAAAGGTTCAGAGTTTGTAGGTGAGTTCTGGAAAGTACTCCCCGATGCTCTtcgtgatgtgattgaaaatgGTGATGACTTTGGAAGAAAAGCTGCACGTCGACTG GTTAATATATGGGAAGAAAGGAAGGTTTTCGGATCTCATGGACAAATTCTCAAAGAAGAGATTCTGGGAAAGCAACCTGAAAATGGAGCCAGGAACGGAGCACTTGTGCCACTTAAACTG AAACAGGCAAATGGAACTACGTTGGAGAGAGTAGTATCTTCTGTTGAAGCTCTTCATGGCGTTCAGATTGGTGAGAATGTCATTGTTGGAAAATGTACTAGTGCTGCTGGTTACCTTGAGAGAGCAACTCAGGAAGTCGAGAAAGATCTTAGTTCAG GACACACCCCTGGCCCCGCGCTGGTAAAGGAGGTGCAGGGACAACATGCCATACTGAGAGACTGCATCGAACAGCTTGGAGCAGTGGAGACATCCAGAATAAGTCTCATCTCTCATTTGAGAGAAGCTTTACAAGAACAG GAACTCAAGCTAGAGCAAGTCCGTAACCACCTTCAG ATTGCTCGGTTTCAATCAGACCGAACTGGTGATCTCTGCAAACAGCTTCTAGACCATGGTAGTAGTTCACGGCCTCCTGCTACAGAAGAATCAAAAGAAGTCATCAAAGTCTCACCGGCTGCATCAGCACCACAAAGCTTCACACACATCGAAGTGGAACAATCAGCTCCGGTTATGTTTGCTTCGAACCCACCAACTCAATCAGCGGTAGACCCGAGAAAAACCGCAGCCGCCGCAGTGGTGGCTAGGCTAACCGCATCAACCTCCTCAGCGGAGATGCTCTCCCACGTTCTCTCTTCCTTAGCATCCGAAGGCATCATCGGAAACAACCCACCTGCTGTAACGGGAACTCCATCGTCCGACGAGTACCCGCCAGAGAAAAGGCCCAAGCTTCAAAACCATGACCAGTCCTATCTCCAGCAGCTGCAACAACAGAACGCTGCAACAACATCCACCAGTCCTCTACTGCTTccgcctccaccaccaccaccaccactataCCAGCTTCAACCTCAGTACTTGCAGCCGTTACAGCCTCCTGGTCCTGTAAACCAGACACCGTTCAACTACACCATAGCGACCACTTCTGCACCCACTCAACAACAACAAGGTCAATGGGTTCCTGGGCTCACCCCGCTTCCAACAACCTCTGCTCCATCGGATAATTCATACCAGAAGTTTCAGGGACAAGATGGTTTCTATGGCATCAACCCATCCGTCTCTATGGCACCTGTCACTCGGCAGTAG
- the LOC106376973 gene encoding membrane-anchored ubiquitin-fold protein 4, translated as MPGEDLVELKFRLYDGSDVGPFQYSPTATVAMLKERLVSEWPKDKKIVPKAASDIKLINAGKILENGKTVAQCKAPFDDLPKSVITMHVVVQLSPTKARPEKKIEDEESPQRSLCSCTIM; from the exons ATGCCGGGGGAAGATTTGGTAGAGCTTAAATTCCGGTTATATGACGGTTCTGATGTTGGTCCGTTTCAGTACTCTCCAACCGCCACTGTGGCAATGCTCAAAGAGAGACTCGTCTCTGAATGGCCTAAAG ACAAGAAGATTGTTCCAAAAGCAGCTAGTGACATCAAGCTGATAAATGCTGGTAAGATTTTGGAGAATGGTAAAACTGTTGCTCAGTGTAAAGCTCCATTTGACGATCTCCCTAAATCCGTCATTACAATGCACGTTGTCGTTCAACTGTCTCCAACAAAAGCAAGACCAG AGAAGAAAATTGAAGATGAAGAATCTCCACAAAGAAGCCTTTGCTCATGTACCATAATGTGA
- the LOC106376972 gene encoding uncharacterized protein LOC106376972, producing MEKKLIMFLFVLPQLMLVNSLSPKHSSAKPNAEVTVMGFVYCDVCSNNTFSRHSYFMSGVDVRILCRFKSASSRTNEMVTFSANRTTDEFGLYKVAITSLDCADVDSLASSCQASLVGRRRSSSDLSCNIPGYRTTTDQVVFKSKRSSLCIYGFNALNFRPFKRDLALCGKK from the exons atggagaagaagttgataatgtttttgtttgttcttccGCAACTTATGTTAGTAAACTCGCTTTCtccaaaacattcatcagccaAGCCAAATGCAGAAGTAACTGTAATGGGTTTTGTTTACTGCGATGTCTGCTCCAACAACACTTTCTCCAGACACAGTTACTTCATGTCCG GCGTGGATGTGAGAATACTCTGCAGATTCAAATCAGCTTCGTCGAGAACAAACGAGATGGTAACATTCTCTGCAAACAGAACCACTGACGAGTTCGGTCTCTACAAGGTAGCCATAACTTCTCTAGATTGCGCTGACGTGGATAGTCTCGCGAGTTCCTGTCAAGCGAGTTTGgtcggaagaagaagaagctcctCGGATCTTTCTTGCAACATACCTGGTTATAGAACCACGACGGATCAAGTCGTGTTCAAGTCTAAACGGTCTAGTCTCTGTATCTATGGATTCAATGCTTTGAATTTCAGACCCTTCAAGAGAGATCTTGCCTTGTGTGGCAAGAAATAG
- the LOC106376971 gene encoding actin-related protein 2, protein MDNKNVVVCDNGTGYVKCGFAGENFPTSVFPCVVGRPLLRYEESLMEQQLKDIVVGETCAVLRHQLDINYPVHNGIVQNWEDMEHVWDHAFYNELKINPSDCKILLTDPPLNPSKNREKMIETMFEKYNFAGVFIQIQAVLTLYAQGLLTGLVIDSGDGVTHVVPVVDGYSFPHLTKRMNVAGRHITAYLVDLLSRRGYAMNKTADFETVREIKEKLCYIGYDYKRECELGLETTILVKNYTLPDGRVIKVGTERFQAPEALFTPELIDVEGDGMADMVFRCIQEMDIDNRMTLYQHIVLSGGSTMYPGLPSRLEKEIQDRYLDTVLKGNKDGLKKLRLRIEDPPRRKHMVYLGGAVLAGIMKDAPEFWINREDYLEEGIGCLNKMSQA, encoded by the exons ATGGACAACAAAAACGTCGTCGTTTGCGACAACGGCACCGGC TATGTGAAGTGCGGATTTGCTGGAGAGAATTTCCCGACATCTGTTTTCCCTTGTGTCGTGGGAAGGCCGTTGCTTCGGTATGAAGAATCACTCATGGAGCAGCAACTGAAG GATATAGTTGTTGGGGAGACTTGCGCTGTGCTCAGGCATCAACTGGATATAAACTATCCTGTCCACAATGGTATTGTCCAGAACTGGGAGGATATGGAACATGTTTGGGATCATGCTTTCTACAACGAGTTGAAA ATCAATCCATCAGATTGTAAGATACTGCTCACGGATCCACCACTTAACCCCTCCAAGAACCGCGAGAAAATG ATTGAGACAATGTTTGAGAAGTACAATTTCGCCGGCGTTTTCATTCAAATCCAAGCCGTTTTGACTCTGTATGCTCAAG GTTTGCTAACTGGTTTGGTTATTGATTCTGGTGATGGTGTTACTCATGTG GTTCCGGTGGTTGATGGTTACTCTTTCCCTCATCTTACCAAAAGGATGAATGTAGCTGGCAGACACATTACAGCTTATCTTGTTGATCTTCTTTCTCGGAGAGG ATATGCGATGAATAAAACGGCCGACTTTGAGACTGTTAGGGAAATTAAAGAGAAGCTCTGCTATATAGG TTATGATTATAAGAGAGAGTGTGAGCTTGGTCTGGAGACAACCATCCTTGTTAAGAATTATACT CTTCCAGATGGGAGAGTCATCAAAGTAGGCACTGAAAGATTCCAAGCACCTGAAGCGCTTTTTACACCG GAGCTCATTGATGTTGAAGGTGATGGAATGGCAGACATGGTTTTCCGCTGTATTCAAGAAATGGATATTGATAACCGCATGACC CTCTATCAACACATAGTTTTAAGCGGAGGAAGCACCATGTATCCAGGATTACCTAGCCG TCTAGAGAAAGAAATCCAGGATCGGTATCTCGATACAGTTCTAAAAGGAAACAAAGATGGCTTGAAG AAACTCAGATTGAGGATCGAGGATCCACCTAGAAGGAAACACATGGTATACCTCGGAGGCGCTGTTCTTGCAGGAATCATGAAG GACGCACCAGAGTTCTGGATCAATAGAGAGGACTATCTGGAAGAAGGGATTGGTTGCTTAAATAAGATGAGCCAAGCTTGA
- the LOC106376970 gene encoding transcription factor TCP20-like, with amino-acid sequence MDPKNPNRHQVPNFLNPPPRHQSIGDASKDDNHHHSKPAEVKDFQIVVASDKEPNISKKPQQQQQQQNQLGPKRSSNKDRHIKVEGRGRRIRMPALCAARIFQLTRELGHKSDGETIQWLLQQAEPSIIAATGSGTIPASALASAAAVSSHHLQGGSLTAGLMISHELDGGGGSSSGRPNWGVGGGDGVGGASRSSLPTGLWPNVAGFGAGVQTTGMMSDGGGYRIGFPGFDYPGGAMSFASILGGGNNNQMPGLELGLAQEGNVGVLNPHSFAQIYQQQMSQAQAQGRVLHHTLLHNPSHEEHQQESGEKDDSQGSGR; translated from the coding sequence ATGGATCCCAAGAACCCAAACCGCCACCAAGTACCGAACTTCTTGAACCCACCACCAAGACACCAGAGCATAGGAGATGCTTCCAAGGACGACAATCATCATCATTCCAAACCGGCCGAGGTTAAGGATTTTCAGATCGTGGTCGCTTCCGACAAAGAACCGAACATCAGTAAGAAgccgcagcagcagcagcagcagcagaacCAGCTTGGTCCTAAGAGAAGCTCTAACAAAGACAGACACATCAAAGTCGAAGGCAGGGGTCGGAGAATCAGGATGCCTGCTCTCTGCGCCGCTAGGATCTTCCAATTGACTAGAGAATTGGGCCACAAATCCGACGGCGAGACAATCCAGTGGCTGCTTCAGCAGGCTGAGCCGTCGATTATCGCAGCCACCGGTTCGGGAACCATACCGGCCTCTGCTTTAGCCTCGGCCGCTGCTGTATCCAGCCACCATCTTCAAGGTGGGTCACTCACTGCTGGTTTGATGATCAGTCATGAGTTGGACGGTGGTGGTGGGTCTAGTAGTGGGAGGCCAAATTGGGGTGTTGGCGGCGGAGATGGAGTAGGAGGAGCTTCTAGGTCGAGTTTACCAACAGGGCTGTGGCCAAATGTAGCTGGGTTTGGAGCTGGTGTGCAGACCACTGGGATGATGAGTGATGGAGGTGGTTACAGAATTGGGTTTCCTGGGTTTGATTATCCTGGTGGAGCTATGAGTTTTGCGTCCATTCTTGGTGGTGGTAATAACAATCAGATGCCTGGACTTGAGTTAGGGTTGGCTCAGGAAGGGAATGTTGGTGTCTTGAATCCGCACTCTTTTGCACAGATTTATCAGCAGCAGATGAGTCAAGCTCAGGCTCAGGGTAGGGTTCTTCACCATACTCTTCTGCATAACCCATCACATGAGGAGCATCAGCAAGAGAGTGGTGAGAAAGATGATTCTCAAGGCTCAGGGCGTTAA